One Brassica napus cultivar Da-Ae chromosome A5, Da-Ae, whole genome shotgun sequence DNA window includes the following coding sequences:
- the LOC106453248 gene encoding cyclin-dependent kinase C-2 C isoform X2: MGCFNSKHSSPPPRPIRRRSDTAANRGHPQNTHKPHVLPTPPSHRRVVNSSPKKHRNNDDDAPRSKTTGVSLRSGLPHGNVEAEQVAAGWPSWLTSAAPEAVHGLVPLRAEDFEKREKIGQGTYSNVFRACEVSTGRVMALKKIRVQNFDTENIRFIAREIMILRRLDHPNIMKLEGIIASRNSNSMYFVFDYMEHDLEGLCSSPDINFTEAQIKCYMQQLLLAVEHCHLRGIMHRDIKAANILVNNKGVLKLADFGLANIVTPRNKNQLTSRVVTLWYRAPELLMGSTSYSVSVDLWSVGCVFAEILTGRPPLKGRTEIEQLHKIYKLCGSPDEELWRNNKLHPQTKMFGQQHQYEGCLRETFEEFPKTAVNLLENLFSIDPEKRGTASSALMSEYFNTKPYACDPSTLPKYPPNKEMDAKYREELQRRRRATIKKRDNLVSKKTGKSRRTIKDPLSKLPTQQEAKKEAETEIIVQTPSETSQATTRSEFPYTALSQATAPASGFAWAGAKKRKENDAASTLTYNQPAGSASHVSGMSMAFAKNTFGLTINENRPFLRPHVSLDSSGDILLYPNAHHKKEEDNMSQLNSDLRNVGANPKIFQTNGMNEILRRTESDARVAVRRPPRIERG, encoded by the exons ATGGGTTGCTTCAACTCCAAGcattcttctcctcctccacgCCCTATCCGCCGCCGTTCAGACACCGCCGCCAACCGAGGCCATCCCCAAAACACCCACAAACCCCATGTCCTTCCCACTCCGCCATCTCACCGCCGTGTCGTCAACTCATCTCCTAAAAAGCATCGCAATAATGACGATGACGCTCCAAGATCGAAGACGACCGGAGTTAGCCTTAGATCGGGATTGCCGCATGGAAATGTAGAGGCTGAGCAGGTGGCTGCTGGTTGGCCTTCATGGCTCACCTCCGCCGCACCGGAGGCCGTTCATGGGTTGGTCCCATTACGTGCAGAGGACTTCGAGAAAAGAGAGAAG ATTGGGCAAGGGACGTATAGCAACGTGTTCCGGGCTTGTGAGGTATCGACGGGACGAGTCATGGCTCTAAAGAAAATAAGGGTTCAAAACTTCGACACAGAAAACATAAGATTCATAGCAAGAGAAATCATGATTTTGAGAAGGTTAGATCATCCAAACATCATGAAACTCGAAGGTATCATCGCCTCACGGAACTCAAACAGCATGTACTTTGTGTTTGATTACATGGAACACGATCTCGAAGGCTTATGTTCATCTCCTGACATCAACTTCACCGAGGCACAG ataAAATGCTACATGCAGCAGCTTCTGTTGGCAGTAGAACATTGTCATTTACGAGGGATCATGCACAGAGACATTAAAGCAGCAAACATTCTGGTGAATAACAAAGGAGTTTTGAAGCTAGCTGATTTTGGACTAGCCAACATTGTAACACCAAGAAACAAGAATCAGTTAACAAGTCGGGTTGTGACGCTATGGTACCGTGCACCTGAACTTCTAATGGGTTCCACGAGTTATAGCGTGTCGGTCGATCTTTGGAGCGTGGGTTGTGTATTCGCCGAGATTCTTACCGGACGACCACCTCTTAAAGGAAGAACAGAG ATTGAACAACTTCACAAGATTTATAAACTATGTGGATCACCAGATGAAGAACTTTGGAGAAATAACAAGCTTCATCCTCAAACTAAAATGTTTGGACAACAACATCAATATGAAGGTTGTCTAAGAGAAACATTTGAGGAGTTTCCAAAAACAGCAGTTAATCTTCTGGAGAATCTATTTTCTATTGATCCAGAGAAACGAGGAACTGCCTCTTCTGCTCTCATGTCAGAG TACTTTAATACAAAGCCTTACGCTTGTGATCCATCGACATTACCTAAGTATCCTCCTAACAAGGAAATGGATGCTAAGTACCGTGAAGAACTGCAACGAAG GAGAAGAGCAACTATAAAGAAAAGAGATAACTTGGTATCCAAGAAAACGGGGAAATCACGTAGAACAATCAAAGACCCTCTTAGCAAGTTACCAACCCAACAG GAAGCGAAGAAGGAAGCTGAGACAGAGATCATTGTCCAGACGCCATCTGAGACATCTCAAGCGACCACTCGAAGCGAGTTTCCGTACACTGCTCTATCTCAAGCCACGGCGCCGGCAAGCGGGTTCGCATGGGCTGGAGCTAAGAAGAGGAAAGAAAACGACGCAGCTTCGACGCTGACATATAATCAGCCTGCGGGATCCGCGAGCCACGTGAGTGGTATGAGCATGGCTTTTGCTAAGAACACATTCGGGCTAACAATAAACGAGAACCGACCATTTCTTAGGCCACACGTTTCTCTAGACTCCTCTGGTGATATCTTGTTGTACCCTAACGCGCATcacaagaaagaagaagataatatgAGTCAACTAAATTCG gatttgAGGAATGTTGGGGCGAATCCAAAGATTTTTCAAACCAATGGGATGAATGAGATATTAAGGAGAACAGAAAGTGATGCAAGAGTCGCTGTTCGAAGACCGCCACGGATAGAAAGAGGTTAA
- the LOC111197868 gene encoding probable WRKY transcription factor 58 isoform X1, translated as MAVEDDVSSMRTTTLVAPTRPTITVPQRPPAIETAAYYFGGGDGLSLSPGPLSFVSSLFVDSFPDVLTPDNQRTTSFSQLLAGAMSVSPGSGRSTAGMIAGGGPLFTIPSGLSPSSLLTSPMFFPPQQSPTQTVFIQPQSQPKRPDSFPNQMPPSTSTAVHGRRSCKAPQADRYNNPAANNNNTNRSYNVVNVDKPADDGYNWRKYGQKPIKGCEYPRSYYRCTHVNCPVKKKVERSSDGQITQIIYKGQHDHERPQNRRGGGGGVRDSGEIGDIHYIGGVGHIESSDDSGYANDHDNDNDDDNEDIPGSKKRKIDGGVSTTHRSVTEPKIVVQTRSEVDLLDDGYRWRKYGQKVVKGNPHPRSYYKCTTANCTVRKHVERASTDVKAVITTYEGKHNHDVPAARNGTAAISAIAGTSDHHRMRSLSGNNVQQHMSFDNTGQSPVLLRLKEEKLMVIN; from the exons ATGGCTGTTGAGGATGATGTATCTTCGATGAGAACAACGACGTTAGTCGCTCCAACAAGACCCACGATCACAGTTCCTCAGAGACCACCGGCGATCGAAACGGCGGCGTATTATTTCGGAGGTGGAGATGGCCTTAGTCTAAGCCCAGGTCCACTTTCTTTTGTGTCGTCTTTGTTCGTTGATAGCTTCCCTGACGTCTTGACTCCGGATAATCAAAGGACAACGTCGTTTTCTCAGCTTCTCGCCGGAGCTATGTCGGTGTCTCCCGGAAGCGGACGTTCTACGGCGGGGATGATCGCCGGAGGAGGACCGTTGTTTACAATTCCTTCTGGTCTCAGCCCTTCTAGTCTTCTCACCTCTCCCATGTTCTTCCCTCCTCAG CAGTCACCAACTCAGACCGTCTTTATTCAACCGCAGTCGCAACCAAAACGACCAGACTCATTTCCTAACCAAATGCCGCCATCGACATCCACGGCCGTGCATGGCCGTCGATCTTGTAAAGCTCCGCAAGCCGATCGTTATAATAATCCGGCGGCGAATAACAACAATACTAACCGGTCTTATAACGTGGTGAACGTTGATAAACCGGCGGATGACGGGTATAACTGGAGGAAGTACGGCCAAAAGCCGATAAAAGGGTGTGAATATCCGAGGAGTTATTATAGATGCACACATGTTAATTGTCCGGTTAAGAAGAAAGTTGAACGGTCATCAGATGGACAGATCACTCAGATCATTTACAAAGGTCAACATGACCACGAGAGGCCTCAGAACCGCcgtggcggtggtggtggagtTAGAGATTCCGGCGAAATTGGTGATATTCATTACATTGGTGGTGTAGGACATATAGAGTCTAGTGATGATAGTGGTTATGCTAATGATCATGAcaatgataatgatgatgacaATGAAGATATTCCAGGTTCAAAGAAAAG AAAAATTGACGGGGGTGTGTCAACAACTCACCGGTCCGTGACCGAGCCAAAGATCGTCGTTCAGACAAGAAGTGAAGTCGACCTCCTGGACGATGGTTATAGGTGGCGCAAGTACGGACAAAAGGTTGTCAAAGGAAACCCCCATCCGAG GAGCTACTATAAATGTACAACAGCGAATTGTACGGTACGTAAACATGTAGAGAGAGCTTCTACGGATGTGAAGGCTGTCATTACAACTTATGAAGGTAAACATAACCATGACGTCCCTGCCGCTAGAAACGGCACCGCCGCAATCTCAGCCATAGCGGGAACGTCCGATCACCATCGTATGAGATCGTTGTCGGGGAACAATGTGCAACAACATATGAGTTTCGATAATACAGGCCAATCTCCGGTTCTTTTGAGACTGAAAGAAGAGAAATTAATGGTCATTAATTGA
- the LOC106453248 gene encoding cyclin-dependent kinase C-2 C isoform X1: MGCFNSKHSSPPPRPIRRRSDTAANRGHPQNTHKPHVLPTPPSHRRVVNSSPKKHRNNDDDAPRSKTTGVSLRSGLPHGNVEAEQVAAGWPSWLTSAAPEAVHGLVPLRAEDFEKREKIGQGTYSNVFRACEVSTGRVMALKKIRVQNFDTENIRFIAREIMILRRLDHPNIMKLEGIIASRNSNSMYFVFDYMEHDLEGLCSSPDINFTEAQIKCYMQQLLLAVEHCHLRGIMHRDIKAANILVNNKGVLKLADFGLANIVTPRNKNQLTSRVVTLWYRAPELLMGSTSYSVSVDLWSVGCVFAEILTGRPPLKGRTEIEQLHKIYKLCGSPDEELWRNNKLHPQTKMFGQQHQYEGCLRETFEEFPKTAVNLLENLFSIDPEKRGTASSALMSEYFNTKPYACDPSTLPKYPPNKEMDAKYREELQRRRRATIKKRDNLVSKKTGKSRRTIKDPLSKLPTQQQEAKKEAETEIIVQTPSETSQATTRSEFPYTALSQATAPASGFAWAGAKKRKENDAASTLTYNQPAGSASHVSGMSMAFAKNTFGLTINENRPFLRPHVSLDSSGDILLYPNAHHKKEEDNMSQLNSDLRNVGANPKIFQTNGMNEILRRTESDARVAVRRPPRIERG; this comes from the exons ATGGGTTGCTTCAACTCCAAGcattcttctcctcctccacgCCCTATCCGCCGCCGTTCAGACACCGCCGCCAACCGAGGCCATCCCCAAAACACCCACAAACCCCATGTCCTTCCCACTCCGCCATCTCACCGCCGTGTCGTCAACTCATCTCCTAAAAAGCATCGCAATAATGACGATGACGCTCCAAGATCGAAGACGACCGGAGTTAGCCTTAGATCGGGATTGCCGCATGGAAATGTAGAGGCTGAGCAGGTGGCTGCTGGTTGGCCTTCATGGCTCACCTCCGCCGCACCGGAGGCCGTTCATGGGTTGGTCCCATTACGTGCAGAGGACTTCGAGAAAAGAGAGAAG ATTGGGCAAGGGACGTATAGCAACGTGTTCCGGGCTTGTGAGGTATCGACGGGACGAGTCATGGCTCTAAAGAAAATAAGGGTTCAAAACTTCGACACAGAAAACATAAGATTCATAGCAAGAGAAATCATGATTTTGAGAAGGTTAGATCATCCAAACATCATGAAACTCGAAGGTATCATCGCCTCACGGAACTCAAACAGCATGTACTTTGTGTTTGATTACATGGAACACGATCTCGAAGGCTTATGTTCATCTCCTGACATCAACTTCACCGAGGCACAG ataAAATGCTACATGCAGCAGCTTCTGTTGGCAGTAGAACATTGTCATTTACGAGGGATCATGCACAGAGACATTAAAGCAGCAAACATTCTGGTGAATAACAAAGGAGTTTTGAAGCTAGCTGATTTTGGACTAGCCAACATTGTAACACCAAGAAACAAGAATCAGTTAACAAGTCGGGTTGTGACGCTATGGTACCGTGCACCTGAACTTCTAATGGGTTCCACGAGTTATAGCGTGTCGGTCGATCTTTGGAGCGTGGGTTGTGTATTCGCCGAGATTCTTACCGGACGACCACCTCTTAAAGGAAGAACAGAG ATTGAACAACTTCACAAGATTTATAAACTATGTGGATCACCAGATGAAGAACTTTGGAGAAATAACAAGCTTCATCCTCAAACTAAAATGTTTGGACAACAACATCAATATGAAGGTTGTCTAAGAGAAACATTTGAGGAGTTTCCAAAAACAGCAGTTAATCTTCTGGAGAATCTATTTTCTATTGATCCAGAGAAACGAGGAACTGCCTCTTCTGCTCTCATGTCAGAG TACTTTAATACAAAGCCTTACGCTTGTGATCCATCGACATTACCTAAGTATCCTCCTAACAAGGAAATGGATGCTAAGTACCGTGAAGAACTGCAACGAAG GAGAAGAGCAACTATAAAGAAAAGAGATAACTTGGTATCCAAGAAAACGGGGAAATCACGTAGAACAATCAAAGACCCTCTTAGCAAGTTACCAACCCAACAG CAGGAAGCGAAGAAGGAAGCTGAGACAGAGATCATTGTCCAGACGCCATCTGAGACATCTCAAGCGACCACTCGAAGCGAGTTTCCGTACACTGCTCTATCTCAAGCCACGGCGCCGGCAAGCGGGTTCGCATGGGCTGGAGCTAAGAAGAGGAAAGAAAACGACGCAGCTTCGACGCTGACATATAATCAGCCTGCGGGATCCGCGAGCCACGTGAGTGGTATGAGCATGGCTTTTGCTAAGAACACATTCGGGCTAACAATAAACGAGAACCGACCATTTCTTAGGCCACACGTTTCTCTAGACTCCTCTGGTGATATCTTGTTGTACCCTAACGCGCATcacaagaaagaagaagataatatgAGTCAACTAAATTCG gatttgAGGAATGTTGGGGCGAATCCAAAGATTTTTCAAACCAATGGGATGAATGAGATATTAAGGAGAACAGAAAGTGATGCAAGAGTCGCTGTTCGAAGACCGCCACGGATAGAAAGAGGTTAA
- the LOC111197868 gene encoding probable WRKY transcription factor 58 isoform X2 yields MAVEDDVSSMRTTTLVAPTRPTITVPQRPPAIETAAYYFGGGDGLSLSPGPLSFVSSLFVDSFPDVLTPDNQRTTSFSQLLAGAMSVSPGSGRSTAGMIAGGGPLFTIPSGLSPSSLLTSPMFFPPQSPTQTVFIQPQSQPKRPDSFPNQMPPSTSTAVHGRRSCKAPQADRYNNPAANNNNTNRSYNVVNVDKPADDGYNWRKYGQKPIKGCEYPRSYYRCTHVNCPVKKKVERSSDGQITQIIYKGQHDHERPQNRRGGGGGVRDSGEIGDIHYIGGVGHIESSDDSGYANDHDNDNDDDNEDIPGSKKRKIDGGVSTTHRSVTEPKIVVQTRSEVDLLDDGYRWRKYGQKVVKGNPHPRSYYKCTTANCTVRKHVERASTDVKAVITTYEGKHNHDVPAARNGTAAISAIAGTSDHHRMRSLSGNNVQQHMSFDNTGQSPVLLRLKEEKLMVIN; encoded by the exons ATGGCTGTTGAGGATGATGTATCTTCGATGAGAACAACGACGTTAGTCGCTCCAACAAGACCCACGATCACAGTTCCTCAGAGACCACCGGCGATCGAAACGGCGGCGTATTATTTCGGAGGTGGAGATGGCCTTAGTCTAAGCCCAGGTCCACTTTCTTTTGTGTCGTCTTTGTTCGTTGATAGCTTCCCTGACGTCTTGACTCCGGATAATCAAAGGACAACGTCGTTTTCTCAGCTTCTCGCCGGAGCTATGTCGGTGTCTCCCGGAAGCGGACGTTCTACGGCGGGGATGATCGCCGGAGGAGGACCGTTGTTTACAATTCCTTCTGGTCTCAGCCCTTCTAGTCTTCTCACCTCTCCCATGTTCTTCCCTCCTCAG TCACCAACTCAGACCGTCTTTATTCAACCGCAGTCGCAACCAAAACGACCAGACTCATTTCCTAACCAAATGCCGCCATCGACATCCACGGCCGTGCATGGCCGTCGATCTTGTAAAGCTCCGCAAGCCGATCGTTATAATAATCCGGCGGCGAATAACAACAATACTAACCGGTCTTATAACGTGGTGAACGTTGATAAACCGGCGGATGACGGGTATAACTGGAGGAAGTACGGCCAAAAGCCGATAAAAGGGTGTGAATATCCGAGGAGTTATTATAGATGCACACATGTTAATTGTCCGGTTAAGAAGAAAGTTGAACGGTCATCAGATGGACAGATCACTCAGATCATTTACAAAGGTCAACATGACCACGAGAGGCCTCAGAACCGCcgtggcggtggtggtggagtTAGAGATTCCGGCGAAATTGGTGATATTCATTACATTGGTGGTGTAGGACATATAGAGTCTAGTGATGATAGTGGTTATGCTAATGATCATGAcaatgataatgatgatgacaATGAAGATATTCCAGGTTCAAAGAAAAG AAAAATTGACGGGGGTGTGTCAACAACTCACCGGTCCGTGACCGAGCCAAAGATCGTCGTTCAGACAAGAAGTGAAGTCGACCTCCTGGACGATGGTTATAGGTGGCGCAAGTACGGACAAAAGGTTGTCAAAGGAAACCCCCATCCGAG GAGCTACTATAAATGTACAACAGCGAATTGTACGGTACGTAAACATGTAGAGAGAGCTTCTACGGATGTGAAGGCTGTCATTACAACTTATGAAGGTAAACATAACCATGACGTCCCTGCCGCTAGAAACGGCACCGCCGCAATCTCAGCCATAGCGGGAACGTCCGATCACCATCGTATGAGATCGTTGTCGGGGAACAATGTGCAACAACATATGAGTTTCGATAATACAGGCCAATCTCCGGTTCTTTTGAGACTGAAAGAAGAGAAATTAATGGTCATTAATTGA